A stretch of Crossiella cryophila DNA encodes these proteins:
- the rocD gene encoding ornithine--oxo-acid transaminase, protein MTAIAEHPTTTGAPRSSAEYIALDEAWSTHNYHPLPVVIAEAEGAWVTDVSGRRYLDFLAGYSALNFGHRHPALVAAATEQLNRLTLTSRAFHHDQFGLFCRELAELTGTEMVLTMNSGAEAVESAIKVARKWAYRVKGVPQGQAQIVVAGSNFHGRTTTIISFSTDEDARADFGPYTPGFVVVPYGDAAALAAAITEHTAAVLVEPIQGEAGVVVPGPGYLAEVRRLCDERDVLMIADEIQSGLARTGRLLALDHEGVRADLYTLGKALGGGIMPVSAVVGRRAVLGVLQPGQHGSTFGGNPLACAVGRAVVGLLATGEFQQRSTELGAHLHTRLGELVGRGIAKVSGRGLWAGVEIAPGGPTGREASTALAARGVLCKETHDNTLRMAPPLVITKDELDLGIDALAEVVGR, encoded by the coding sequence ATGACCGCCATTGCCGAGCACCCCACCACGACCGGCGCGCCGCGCTCCTCCGCCGAGTACATCGCGCTGGACGAGGCATGGAGCACGCACAACTACCACCCGCTCCCGGTGGTGATCGCCGAGGCCGAGGGCGCCTGGGTGACCGATGTGTCCGGCCGCCGCTACCTGGACTTCCTGGCCGGCTACTCGGCCCTGAACTTCGGCCACCGGCACCCGGCGCTGGTCGCCGCGGCCACCGAGCAGCTCAACCGGCTCACCCTGACCAGCCGGGCCTTCCACCACGACCAGTTCGGCCTGTTCTGCCGCGAGCTGGCCGAGCTGACCGGCACCGAGATGGTGCTGACCATGAACTCCGGCGCGGAGGCGGTGGAGTCCGCGATCAAGGTCGCCCGCAAGTGGGCCTACCGGGTCAAGGGCGTGCCGCAGGGCCAGGCCCAGATCGTGGTCGCGGGCTCGAACTTCCACGGCCGCACCACCACGATCATCTCCTTCTCCACCGACGAGGACGCCCGCGCCGACTTCGGCCCGTACACCCCCGGCTTCGTGGTGGTGCCCTACGGCGACGCCGCGGCACTGGCGGCGGCGATCACCGAGCACACCGCCGCGGTGCTGGTCGAGCCGATCCAGGGCGAGGCCGGCGTGGTCGTGCCCGGCCCCGGCTACCTGGCCGAGGTCCGGCGGCTCTGCGACGAGCGCGATGTGCTGATGATCGCCGACGAGATCCAGTCCGGGCTGGCCCGCACCGGCCGCCTGCTCGCGCTGGACCACGAGGGCGTGCGCGCGGACCTGTACACCCTCGGCAAGGCCCTCGGCGGCGGCATCATGCCGGTCTCCGCGGTGGTCGGCCGCCGCGCCGTGCTCGGCGTGCTGCAGCCCGGCCAGCACGGCTCCACCTTCGGCGGCAATCCCCTGGCCTGCGCGGTGGGTCGCGCGGTGGTCGGCCTGCTGGCCACCGGCGAGTTCCAGCAGCGCTCGACCGAACTGGGCGCGCACCTGCACACCCGCCTGGGCGAACTCGTCGGCCGCGGCATCGCCAAGGTCAGCGGGCGTGGCCTGTGGGCCGGGGTGGAGATCGCGCCGGGCGGCCCGACCGGGCGTGAGGCGTCCACCGCACTGGCCGCGCGTGGCGTGCTGTGCAAGGAAACGCACGACAACACGCTGCGGATGGCCCCGCCGCTGGTGATCACCAAGGACGAGCTGGACCTGGGCATCGACGCCCTCGCCGAGGTCGTCGGCCGCTGA
- the exaC gene encoding acetaldehyde dehydrogenase ExaC, which produces MTYAQPGTEGSIVRFATRYDNFIGGKWVPPVEGRYFDNPSPVTGQTFCEVARSGAADIELALDAAHAAADAWGATSVTERSLVLNRIADRIEENLERLAVAETWENGKPIRECLASDIPLAVDHFRYFAGVIRAQEGSIGVLDADTVAYHFQEPLGVIGQIIPWNFPILMATWKLAPALAAGNCVVIKPAEQTPASLLLLMELIADLLPPGVVNVVNGFGIEAGKPLATSPRVAKVAFTGETTTGRLIMQYASENIIPVTLELGGKSPNIFRADVAAADDDFLDKAVEGFVMFALNQGEVCTCPSRALIHSSIYEEFMARCVARTEAITGGDPLDPDTMIGAQASNDQYEKILSYIEIGKQEGAQLLTGGGTRVVEGYPDGYYVEPTIFRGTNDMRVFQEEIFGPVVSVTTFDSDEEALKLANDTLYGLGAGVWTRDGAQAYRFGREIKAGRVWTNCYHAYPAHAAFGGYKKSGIGRENHLRMLEHYQQTKNLLVSYSPKKLGFF; this is translated from the coding sequence ATGACGTACGCCCAGCCGGGAACCGAGGGCAGCATCGTCCGGTTCGCCACCCGCTACGACAACTTCATCGGCGGCAAATGGGTGCCCCCGGTGGAGGGCCGCTACTTCGACAACCCCAGTCCGGTCACCGGGCAGACCTTCTGCGAGGTGGCCCGCTCCGGCGCGGCCGACATCGAACTGGCCCTGGACGCCGCGCACGCCGCCGCCGATGCCTGGGGCGCGACCTCGGTGACCGAGCGCTCGCTCGTGCTCAACCGGATCGCGGACCGGATCGAGGAGAACCTGGAACGCCTCGCGGTCGCCGAGACCTGGGAGAACGGCAAACCCATCCGCGAATGCCTGGCCTCGGACATCCCACTGGCGGTGGACCACTTCCGCTACTTCGCCGGGGTGATCCGGGCCCAGGAGGGCAGTATCGGGGTGCTGGACGCGGACACCGTGGCCTACCACTTCCAGGAACCCCTCGGCGTGATCGGGCAGATCATCCCGTGGAACTTCCCGATCCTGATGGCCACCTGGAAACTCGCGCCCGCGCTGGCCGCCGGGAACTGCGTGGTGATCAAACCCGCCGAACAGACCCCGGCCAGCCTGCTGCTGCTGATGGAGCTGATCGCCGACCTGCTGCCGCCCGGCGTGGTCAACGTGGTCAACGGCTTCGGCATCGAGGCCGGGAAACCGCTGGCCACCAGTCCCCGGGTGGCGAAGGTGGCCTTCACCGGCGAGACCACCACCGGGCGGCTGATCATGCAGTACGCCAGCGAGAACATCATCCCGGTCACCCTTGAGCTGGGTGGCAAGAGCCCCAACATCTTCCGCGCCGACGTGGCCGCGGCCGACGACGACTTCCTGGACAAGGCGGTCGAGGGCTTCGTGATGTTCGCGCTCAACCAGGGCGAGGTGTGCACCTGCCCGTCCAGGGCGCTGATCCACTCCTCGATCTACGAGGAGTTCATGGCCCGCTGCGTCGCCCGCACCGAGGCCATCACCGGCGGCGATCCGCTCGACCCCGACACCATGATCGGCGCGCAGGCCAGCAACGACCAGTACGAGAAGATCCTGTCCTACATCGAGATCGGCAAGCAGGAGGGCGCCCAGCTGCTCACCGGCGGCGGCACCCGCGTCGTCGAGGGCTACCCGGACGGCTACTACGTCGAACCCACGATCTTCCGTGGTACCAACGACATGCGGGTGTTCCAGGAGGAGATCTTCGGCCCGGTGGTCTCGGTGACCACCTTCGACTCCGACGAGGAAGCCTTGAAGCTGGCCAACGACACGCTGTACGGGCTGGGCGCGGGCGTGTGGACCCGCGATGGCGCGCAGGCGTACCGGTTCGGCCGGGAGATCAAGGCCGGGCGGGTCTGGACCAACTGCTACCACGCCTACCCGGCGCACGCGGCCTTCGGCGGGTACAAGAAGTCCGGCATCGGCCGGGAGAACCACCTGCGCATGCTGGAGCACTACCAGCAGACCAAGAACCTGCTCGTCAGCTACTCGCCGAAGAAGCTCGGATTCTTCTGA
- a CDS encoding SGNH/GDSL hydrolase family protein, which translates to MNQNRLLASLAALLIAGAVTAAPAMAAPAKAAAPVDYVALGDSYHSGVGTRQYDSASGDCRRSPLAYPALWAKSHQVSSFNFAACSGARTADVTGKQLGALNAGTDLVTVGIGGNDAGFADILTRCQLGSDNDCRSAVDGAIAFAQRDLPARLDTVYRAIKAKAPNAKLVVLGYPRLFDGGPSCSFGGMGQTKRVKLNSAADILSDVVSGRASANGATYVDVRSAFATHGICSSNEWVNGLSWPIVESYHPNSKGNADGFLPALNRVTG; encoded by the coding sequence ATGAACCAGAACCGGTTACTGGCCTCTTTAGCGGCTCTGCTCATCGCCGGTGCGGTCACCGCCGCACCGGCGATGGCCGCTCCGGCGAAGGCCGCGGCGCCCGTGGACTATGTGGCACTCGGCGACTCCTATCACTCGGGTGTCGGCACCCGGCAGTACGACTCCGCCAGCGGCGACTGCCGGCGCAGCCCGCTGGCCTACCCGGCGCTCTGGGCGAAGTCGCACCAGGTCAGCTCGTTCAACTTCGCCGCCTGTTCGGGTGCGCGCACCGCGGATGTGACCGGCAAGCAGCTGGGCGCGCTCAACGCCGGCACCGACCTGGTCACGGTCGGGATCGGCGGCAACGACGCGGGCTTCGCCGACATCCTCACCCGCTGTCAGCTGGGCAGTGACAACGACTGCCGCAGCGCGGTGGACGGCGCGATCGCCTTCGCCCAGCGGGACCTGCCGGCCCGCCTGGACACGGTGTACCGGGCGATCAAGGCCAAGGCGCCCAACGCCAAACTCGTGGTGCTGGGCTACCCGCGCCTGTTCGACGGCGGCCCGTCCTGTTCCTTCGGCGGCATGGGCCAGACCAAGCGGGTCAAGCTGAACTCGGCCGCGGACATCCTCTCCGACGTGGTCTCCGGCCGGGCCTCGGCCAACGGGGCCACCTATGTGGACGTGCGCTCGGCCTTCGCCACCCACGGGATCTGCTCGTCCAATGAGTGGGTCAACGGGCTGAGCTGGCCGATCGTGGAGTCCTACCACCCCAACAGCAAGGGCAACGCCGACGGCTTCCTGCCCGCGCTCAACCGCGTCACCGGCTGA
- a CDS encoding TetR/AcrR family transcriptional regulator yields the protein MAHVPASERRPQLVRAAIDLMGREGIAAGSTRAIATELGVAQATVHYTFGTKEGLYRAVLEQVTLDLIERVRQAVPADGTFEQTLGALAAAQWRTVREQPNHYQLLTELLLYAVRTPALSDAPRSHYGEIVEVTADLIGEAAQRTGRTLAQSPALLARFYLAGFEGLVAQHVALPDEASEQAGLRNLVAALLALADGRLDPAQPA from the coding sequence GTGGCTCACGTCCCGGCTTCCGAACGCCGTCCGCAGCTGGTCAGGGCGGCCATCGACCTGATGGGCCGGGAGGGCATCGCGGCGGGCAGCACCAGGGCCATCGCCACCGAACTCGGCGTGGCCCAGGCGACCGTGCACTACACCTTCGGCACCAAGGAAGGCCTGTACCGGGCGGTGCTGGAACAGGTCACCCTGGACCTGATCGAGCGGGTCCGGCAGGCGGTGCCGGCGGACGGCACGTTCGAGCAGACGCTCGGCGCGCTGGCCGCCGCCCAGTGGCGGACCGTGCGCGAGCAGCCCAACCACTACCAGCTGCTCACCGAACTGCTGCTGTACGCGGTGCGGACCCCGGCGCTCAGCGACGCCCCGCGCAGCCACTACGGCGAGATCGTCGAGGTGACCGCGGACCTCATCGGCGAAGCCGCGCAGCGGACCGGCCGCACCCTCGCCCAGTCCCCCGCCCTGCTGGCCCGGTTCTACCTGGCCGGGTTCGAGGGCCTGGTGGCGCAACACGTGGCACTGCCGGACGAGGCGAGCGAGCAGGCCGGGCTGCGGAACCTGGTCGCCGCCCTGCTCGCCCTGGCCGACGGGCGCCTGGACCCGGCTCAGCCCGCGTAG
- a CDS encoding lactonase family protein → MADVGRRTFLGALGAAVVGGGLMSAAGTSSAAPTGGSGYAPAGRVYLGTYTDAASGGKGIGLAKAGAGGALAVESTVANESPSYIAVAPGGRTVYAVNELEKGTVSAFAVADNGSLRSLGARSSGGAHPCHLTVHPSGKYVLTANYTSGTVGVLPIRAGGALGNPTHIVQHPGKPHAHQVVVSPDGKYVLATDLGTSSVYTYTLDLNSGRLTLRSTLALAKGAGSRNLVFHPGGRSVYILNELDSTLVVAAYDPATGKLTAGQRISTLPPGTTTPNFPGGITISPDGRFVYGANRGHNSVAVFATSEGGRKVTLAGTPGSGGNWPRHLEITPDGRTLYSSNQRGNVIGIFGVDPVNGLLKPSGELRTPTPVCVVVA, encoded by the coding sequence ATGGCAGATGTTGGGCGTCGCACTTTCCTCGGCGCACTCGGTGCGGCCGTCGTCGGCGGTGGTCTGATGAGCGCCGCGGGCACCTCCTCGGCCGCGCCGACCGGCGGCAGCGGCTACGCCCCGGCCGGGCGGGTCTACCTCGGCACCTACACCGACGCGGCCAGCGGCGGCAAGGGCATCGGCCTGGCCAAGGCGGGCGCCGGCGGCGCGCTGGCCGTCGAGTCCACTGTGGCCAATGAGAGTCCGTCCTACATCGCGGTGGCTCCCGGTGGCCGCACGGTGTACGCGGTCAACGAGCTGGAGAAGGGCACCGTCAGCGCGTTCGCGGTGGCGGACAACGGATCCCTGCGTTCCCTCGGCGCCCGTTCCAGCGGCGGCGCGCACCCCTGCCACCTGACCGTGCACCCCAGCGGCAAGTACGTGCTGACCGCCAACTACACCTCGGGCACCGTCGGGGTGTTACCGATCCGGGCAGGCGGCGCGCTGGGCAACCCGACCCACATCGTGCAGCACCCCGGCAAGCCGCACGCGCACCAGGTGGTGGTCAGCCCGGACGGAAAGTACGTGCTGGCAACGGATCTGGGCACCTCCTCGGTCTACACCTACACCCTGGACCTCAACTCCGGCCGCCTCACCCTGCGCTCCACACTGGCCCTGGCCAAGGGCGCCGGTTCACGCAACCTGGTCTTCCACCCCGGCGGCCGCAGCGTCTACATCCTCAACGAGCTGGACTCCACACTCGTTGTGGCGGCTTATGATCCGGCCACCGGCAAGCTCACCGCGGGCCAGCGGATCTCCACCCTGCCGCCGGGCACCACCACGCCGAACTTCCCCGGTGGCATCACCATCTCCCCGGACGGCCGGTTCGTCTACGGGGCCAACCGAGGGCACAACAGCGTGGCGGTCTTCGCCACCAGCGAGGGCGGCCGCAAGGTCACCCTGGCCGGCACGCCGGGCAGTGGCGGGAACTGGCCGCGGCACCTGGAGATCACCCCGGACGGCCGCACGCTCTACAGCTCCAACCAACGCGGCAACGTGATCGGAATCTTCGGTGTCGACCCGGTGAACGGGCTGCTGAAGCCCAGCGGTGAGCTGCGCACTCCTACTCCGGTGTGCGTGGTTGTAGCTTAA
- a CDS encoding DUF779 domain-containing protein, protein MAQRVELTPAAAELLRTLRARHGPLMFHQSGGCCDGSAPMCYPRGEFRVGAADLLLGLVDGDTPFWISRDQYAYWSHTHLTVDVVPGRGSGFSLEAPEGVRFLLRSRLLTEEEVVDLARNPPRSGADLNP, encoded by the coding sequence ATGGCGCAACGGGTCGAGCTGACCCCGGCCGCCGCGGAGCTGCTCCGGACGCTGCGCGCGCGGCACGGGCCGCTGATGTTCCACCAGTCCGGCGGCTGCTGCGACGGCAGTGCGCCGATGTGCTACCCCCGGGGCGAGTTCCGGGTGGGCGCGGCCGATCTGCTGCTCGGACTGGTGGACGGGGACACGCCGTTCTGGATCAGCCGGGACCAGTACGCCTACTGGTCGCACACCCACCTGACCGTGGACGTGGTCCCCGGCCGCGGCAGCGGGTTCTCCCTGGAGGCGCCGGAGGGCGTGCGGTTCCTGCTGCGCTCGCGGCTGCTCACCGAGGAGGAGGTGGTCGACCTGGCCCGCAACCCACCGCGCTCCGGCGCCGACCTCAACCCCTAG
- a CDS encoding bifunctional cytochrome P450/NADPH--P450 reductase → MTSTSRQDVLEPIPERPALPLIGHALRIPSGADGLLYAIREAKEMGPIFRFRVFGQEFTFVSGLDLVTELADESRFRKNVHADLVQVREIAGDGLFTAFNDEPNWRKAHEVLMPAFSLGAMRGYHPAMLTVARELITKWDKASGDLPVDVAEDMTRLTFDTIGLCGFGYDFGSFRRADTHPFVVAMGRALERVQQRSESIPGTEFLQWRKEEQFRADNTLMRELVGEVIRDRRASGDTGTGDLLGRMLHTPDPATGAVLDDDNILYQALTFLIAGHETTSGALSFALHYLTKHPEVLAKAQSEVDALWGDTDRPEPAYGDIGKLTYLRQVLNESLRLWPTAPAFAVEPLADTVIGGRYQVRAGETLMVLTPALHRDPAWGDNVELFDPERFAPEREPHRPVHLFKPFGTGERACIGRQFALHEATLVLGLIVHRYRLIDHADYQLKIKSTLTIKPDGFTLRLARRDRAERRLPVATETGTPAARVTRRAAGTALTVLHGSNLGTCAGIARDLAAEGDGHGFAPSVAALDDAVGTLRPGADPVVIVAASYNGRPTDDAAKFLSWLENLEPGALDGLRYAVLGVGDRNWAATYQRIPTLIDERLAAAGAVPVLPRGIADAAGDFAGTVDRWTAELWAALLGAEPAVPAEDGAEQGMYRLEDAPESVTGVLTARHGVLPMRVLETRDLVDLTHPLGRAKRYLRLRLPEGVGYRTGDHLAVLPRNPEPLVQRVADRFDLDLDRTVRLRSRGRQALPVDRPLTLRLLLTEFVEIQAAATPAQVAVLAAHTGCPPERAALVGFEDYPAGHSVLDLLERNESCALTFERFLELLPVLRPRHYSISSAARALPGEVELLVSRLAGPHRAGQGEFQGIASNQLQAVEAGDILHCRVLPCAEAFRLPPGDSEPVIVVSAGTGLAPFRGAVLDRVHTGSTGKLLCYFGCDHPEVDYLHRAELEAAERAGAVSLRPTFMHAPEHGNRFVQDRIRRESAEVWAVLQAGGRVYVCGDGQRLAPAVRAAFQAVHREHTGADEQAAADWLAGLVAAGRYVEDVYAG, encoded by the coding sequence ATGACCAGCACCAGCCGCCAGGACGTGCTCGAACCGATCCCGGAGCGCCCGGCCTTGCCGCTGATCGGGCATGCCCTGCGGATCCCCAGCGGCGCCGACGGGCTGCTGTACGCGATCCGCGAGGCCAAGGAGATGGGGCCGATCTTCCGGTTCCGGGTGTTCGGCCAGGAGTTCACCTTCGTCTCCGGCCTGGACCTGGTCACCGAGCTGGCCGACGAGTCCCGGTTCCGCAAGAACGTGCACGCCGATCTGGTGCAGGTGCGGGAGATCGCAGGGGACGGGCTGTTCACCGCGTTCAACGACGAGCCGAACTGGCGCAAGGCGCACGAGGTGCTGATGCCCGCCTTCTCCCTCGGCGCGATGCGCGGCTACCACCCGGCCATGCTCACCGTGGCCAGGGAGCTGATCACCAAGTGGGACAAGGCTTCCGGTGACCTGCCGGTGGACGTGGCCGAGGACATGACCCGGCTGACCTTCGACACCATCGGGCTGTGCGGCTTCGGCTACGACTTCGGGTCCTTCCGGCGCGCGGACACCCATCCGTTCGTGGTGGCCATGGGCCGTGCGCTGGAACGGGTCCAGCAGCGCAGCGAGTCCATCCCGGGCACCGAGTTCCTGCAGTGGCGCAAGGAGGAGCAGTTCCGCGCGGACAACACGCTGATGCGCGAACTCGTCGGCGAGGTGATCCGGGACCGCCGCGCCTCCGGGGACACCGGCACCGGCGACCTGCTCGGGCGGATGCTGCACACCCCCGACCCGGCGACCGGGGCGGTGCTCGACGACGACAACATCCTGTACCAGGCACTGACCTTCCTCATCGCCGGGCACGAGACCACCAGCGGCGCGCTGTCCTTCGCCCTGCACTACCTGACCAAGCACCCGGAGGTGCTGGCCAAGGCACAGTCCGAAGTGGACGCATTGTGGGGCGACACGGATCGCCCGGAACCGGCCTACGGCGACATCGGCAAGCTGACCTACCTGCGCCAGGTGCTCAACGAGAGCCTGCGCCTGTGGCCGACCGCCCCCGCCTTCGCGGTGGAACCCTTGGCGGACACGGTGATCGGCGGTCGCTACCAGGTGCGCGCCGGGGAGACGCTGATGGTGCTGACGCCCGCACTGCACCGGGATCCGGCCTGGGGGGACAACGTCGAGCTGTTCGACCCGGAGCGGTTCGCGCCCGAGCGGGAACCGCATCGCCCGGTGCACCTGTTCAAACCGTTCGGCACCGGCGAGCGGGCCTGCATCGGCAGGCAGTTCGCGCTGCACGAGGCGACCCTGGTGCTGGGCCTGATCGTGCACCGCTACCGGCTGATCGACCACGCCGACTACCAGCTCAAGATCAAGTCCACCCTGACCATCAAGCCGGACGGGTTCACCCTGCGCCTGGCCCGCCGGGACCGCGCCGAACGCCGCCTGCCCGTCGCCACCGAGACCGGCACTCCGGCGGCGCGGGTCACCCGCCGGGCGGCCGGGACCGCGCTGACCGTGCTGCACGGCTCCAACCTGGGCACCTGCGCCGGGATCGCCCGTGACCTGGCCGCCGAGGGCGACGGACACGGGTTCGCGCCCTCGGTCGCCGCCCTCGACGACGCCGTGGGCACGCTGCGGCCCGGTGCGGATCCGGTGGTCATCGTGGCCGCCTCCTACAACGGCCGCCCCACCGACGACGCGGCGAAGTTCCTGTCCTGGCTGGAAAATCTCGAACCGGGCGCGCTGGACGGCCTGCGGTACGCGGTGCTCGGCGTCGGCGACCGCAACTGGGCCGCCACCTACCAGCGCATCCCCACGCTGATCGACGAACGACTGGCGGCCGCGGGCGCCGTGCCGGTGCTGCCGCGCGGGATCGCGGACGCCGCCGGTGATTTCGCGGGCACGGTGGACCGCTGGACCGCCGAACTGTGGGCGGCGCTGCTCGGCGCTGAGCCGGCGGTGCCCGCGGAAGACGGTGCGGAGCAAGGGATGTACCGGCTGGAGGACGCGCCCGAGTCGGTCACCGGCGTGCTCACCGCCCGGCACGGCGTGCTGCCGATGCGGGTCCTGGAAACCCGGGATCTGGTCGACCTGACCCACCCGCTCGGCCGCGCCAAGCGCTACCTCCGGCTGCGGCTGCCCGAGGGCGTCGGCTACCGCACCGGTGATCACCTCGCGGTGCTCCCACGCAACCCGGAACCCTTGGTACAGCGGGTCGCCGACCGGTTCGACCTCGACCTGGACCGCACGGTGCGACTGCGGTCCCGCGGTCGGCAGGCCCTGCCGGTCGACCGGCCGCTGACCTTGCGGCTGCTGCTGACCGAGTTCGTGGAAATCCAGGCCGCCGCGACCCCGGCGCAGGTCGCCGTGCTGGCCGCGCACACCGGCTGCCCGCCCGAACGCGCCGCGCTGGTGGGCTTCGAGGACTACCCGGCCGGGCACAGCGTGCTGGATCTGTTGGAGCGCAACGAATCCTGCGCGCTGACCTTCGAGCGGTTCCTGGAGTTGCTGCCGGTGCTGCGACCCCGGCACTACTCGATCTCCTCCGCTGCCAGGGCTTTGCCCGGCGAGGTGGAGCTGTTGGTGTCCCGGCTCGCTGGTCCGCATCGTGCTGGCCAGGGTGAGTTCCAGGGGATCGCGTCGAACCAGCTACAGGCCGTGGAGGCTGGCGACATCCTGCACTGCCGGGTGCTGCCCTGCGCCGAGGCTTTCCGTTTGCCGCCAGGGGATTCCGAGCCGGTGATCGTGGTCAGCGCGGGCACCGGACTGGCCCCGTTCCGCGGTGCCGTGCTGGACCGCGTGCACACCGGGTCGACCGGGAAGCTGTTGTGCTACTTCGGTTGTGACCACCCGGAGGTGGACTACCTGCACCGGGCCGAACTCGAAGCCGCGGAGCGGGCTGGCGCGGTCAGCCTGCGCCCGACCTTCATGCACGCGCCCGAACACGGGAACCGGTTCGTCCAGGACCGGATCAGGCGGGAGAGCGCGGAGGTCTGGGCGGTGCTCCAGGCGGGCGGGCGGGTCTACGTCTGCGGCGACGGCCAACGCCTGGCCCCCGCGGTGCGGGCGGCGTTCCAGGCCGTGCACCGCGAACACACCGGGGCGGACGAGCAGGCCGCGGCGGACTGGCTGGCCGGGCTGGTCGCGGCTGGCCGGTACGTCGAGGACGTCTACGCGGGCTGA
- a CDS encoding peptidase inhibitor family I36 protein, whose translation MSKARLAGAALAAFATAATIGLAGATPASAALADCPNGSLCIWDNSHFQGKPMWTGGAGGLNYLNGPWRQYNDRASSLSNKTGRDICWYEHFNPQNGSVSGRHDHPSYFLDAHQLSPNDSLSALGACV comes from the coding sequence ATGTCCAAGGCACGTCTCGCCGGGGCCGCGCTCGCCGCGTTCGCCACCGCCGCCACCATCGGACTGGCCGGGGCGACGCCCGCCTCCGCCGCGCTCGCCGACTGCCCGAACGGCAGCCTCTGTATCTGGGACAACTCCCACTTCCAGGGCAAGCCGATGTGGACCGGCGGGGCAGGCGGGCTCAACTACCTCAACGGTCCGTGGCGCCAGTACAACGACCGGGCGTCCTCGCTGTCCAACAAGACCGGCCGGGACATCTGCTGGTACGAGCACTTCAACCCGCAGAACGGCTCGGTCTCCGGCAGGCACGACCACCCGTCCTACTTCCTGGACGCGCACCAGCTCTCGCCGAACGACTCGCTGAGCGCGCTGGGCGCCTGCGTCTGA